A region from the Fusarium musae strain F31 chromosome 1, whole genome shotgun sequence genome encodes:
- a CDS encoding hypothetical protein (EggNog:ENOG41), translating to MPRFGVAFNRRKSTATSEDFQHASVTPEQSSFRVIERSDPALGKSFDGGARMARNSGHHIPKPSHLELETEDNMFADLKSGNRGSGASNTTKATSTDTSSRHSNASTAPSSTNLESQDDPKHSHSQKKNLHEIAPRPGVKSSGSGFLNRAGRTFSFGVQKKHSASSPKIDNNEIPPVPAIQQDAFGGRSRGLTESTTSTATPPKLEMENGGMDMGGDFGSMFSSFDKRASVATMRADGSAAPRSLTNNRSIQPPPLSINKITKVEPGPESWHSRNEDDNLLGSQPGTPELDDMPPPVPRHQSSFKTSNRPSDIIEDEDAKLLQDSIAVGRLLSESSSSNPPSGRYRRNEDSFSSFERKPLNSSFNRGDDNLFEGTSAHSSRITNRFSSRAPSPPRNNKVMTPAQFERYRKDKERHDSSDGVMQSAPNDDDDDEINYDDDEDEIEKSKQQAKQRRKQEAHMAVYRQQMMKVTGEQPDMQSHERPGLASSMSAPQLHLMKTPSPGPPAGASDEDDDEEVPLAILQAHGFPSKNRPPARLSTMGSNPNLRASTQLAPPRPGSAMGESSSQNQRHSMLPAFARGLPQDPFVGAGIAKPAMRESLTFSGGLPASESQHSLPPGGLVGVIASEERSRAMRRGGPNANSQKFVPGMNGPQGPPFDNMPQGVLNGMGGMYNMPGMGMSQQQMPMPMAPPQLTVGDQAQLQMTQQMSQFMQMQMQFMQMMATNNQQQQQQPGMMPMMQPYGGLSATQSMNDLSSRHSMMLEPALEPPRRMDAGMRTMSMVAPPSGAPFLPPPGGYAGSIHGMAPMGYTPSIAPSERSNIGLPGRYRPVSQMPAAAAPDPHRRTNTMSGALGRWDDPKGKSTINVVSATGDGSDDDDEEGWEAMKAKRDKKRSMWKSKKGLGSDFGTMI from the exons ATGCCTAGATTTGGTGTTGCGTTTAACAGGCGGAAGTCAACCGCAACCTCGGAGGATTTTCAGCATGCTTCAGTAACACCAGAGCAATCGTCATTCCGAGTTATTGAGCGCAGCGACCCTGCGCTCGGCAAATCATTTGACGGAGGCGCCAGAATGGCCAGGAACTCTGGTCATCACATTCCTAAGCCTAGTCACCTGGAACTTGAGACTGAAGATAACATGTTTGCCGACCTCAAGAGTGGCAACAG GGGAAGTGGGGCCTCTAATACGACCAAGGCCACATCAACTGATACCTCATCAAGGCACAGCAATGCCTCAACTGCTCCGTCTTCTACGAATCTCGAGAGCCAAGACGATCCCAAACATTCGCATtcacagaagaagaacttgCACGAGATCGCTCCTCGACCTGGTGTAAAATCCAGCGGGTCCGGGTTTCTGAACCGAGCGGGTCGAACATTTTCTTTTGGGGTTCAGAAAAAACATAGCGCGTCCTCCCCAAAGATTGATAATAACGAAATCCCTCCCGTTCCAGCCATTCAACAGGATGCTTTTGGTGGAAGATCTAGAGGCTTGACCGAATCGACAACCAGCACTGCTACACCGCCAAAGTTAGAGATGGAGAATGGGGGCATGGATATGGGAGGTGATTTCGGCTCCATGTTCTCGTCCTTCGACAAGAGAGCGAGCGTCGCTACCATGAGGGCTGACGGTTCCGCGGCTCCTCGCTCACTTACCAATAACCGATCCATCCAGCCGCCCCCTCTGAGTATCAACAAGATCACCAAAGTTGAGCCTGGCCCTGAGTCGTGGCACAGCCGCAACGAAGACGACAATCTTCTCGGATCTCAGCCTGGGACCCCTGAGCTCGATGATATGCCACCCCCTGTTCCGCGCCACCAGAGTTCCTTCAAGACGTCAAACCGGCCGTCCGATAtcattgaggatgaagacgcaAAGTTGCTACAGGATTCCATCGCTGTCGGAAGGTTGCTTTCCGAGTCCAGTAGCTCCAACCCCCCTTCCGGCCGTTACCGACGAAACGAAGATTCCTTCTCATCGTTCGAGAGGAAGCctctcaacagcagcttcaacagaGGAGACGACAATTTGTTCGAAGGAACTTCCGCTCACTCTTCGCGCATCACCAACCGTTTCAGTTCTCGAGCTCCTAGCCCACCACGGAACAACAAAGTCATGACCCCGGCCCAGTTCGAAAGATATCGAAAAGACAAGGAGCGTCACGACTCGAGTGATGGAGTGATGCAGTCAGCCCccaacgatgacgatgacgatgaaatcaattatgatgatgatgaggacgagatcGAGAAGTCGAAGCAGCAAGCAAAGCAGAGGAGAAAGCAGGAGGCTCATATGGCAGTCTATCGACAGCAGATGATGAAAGTCACTGGAGAGCAGCCTGATATGCAATCGCATGAAAGGCCCGGGCTGGCCAGCTCGATGAGTGCACCCCAACTTCACCTCATGAAGACACCATCTCCCGGACCCCCGGCAGGTGCTtctgacgaggatgacgacgaggaggtTCCTTTGGCCATTCTGCAGGCTCATGGCTTCCCCAGCAAGAACCGACCACCCGCTAGACTCAGCACCATGGGCTCCAACCCCAACCTGCGAGCATCAACCCAGCTGGCGCCCCCAAGACCCGGCTCAGCGATGGGCGAGAGCAGCAGTCAAAACCAGCGCCATTCGATGCTGCCTGCATTCGCCCGCGGTCTTCCTCAGGACCCATTTGTTGGTGCAGGTATCGCAAAGCCTGCTATGCGGGAGTCGCTTACTTTCAGTGGCGGCCTTCCTGCCTCAGAGTCTCAGCATTCCTTGCCCCCTGGGGGGTTGGTTGGCGTGATCGCCAGTGAAGAACGTTCAAGAGCTATGCGCCGCGGCGGTCCAAACGCAAATAGCCAAAAGTTCGTTCCTGGCATGAATGGGCCCCAAGGACCTCCTTTCGACAACATGCCCCAAGGCGTCCTGAACGGCATGGGCGGCATGTACAATATGCCAGGTATGGGCATGTCTCAACAACAGATGCCTATGCCCATGGCGCCACCACAGCTCACTGTGGGAGACCAGGCACAGCTTCAAATGACACAGCAGATGTCACAGTTCATGCAGATGCAAATGCAGTTTATGCAAATGATGGCTACCAacaaccagcagcagcagcagcaacccgGGATGATGCCAATGATGCAACCTTATGGAGGACTCTCTGCCACACAATCTATGAACGACCTCTCTTCTCGCCACTCAATGATGCTTGAGCCAGCTTTAGAGCCTCCCCGCCGTATGGACGCCGGAATGCGTACCATGAGCATGGTAGCGCCACCCTCAGGCGCTCCCTTCCTGCCACCACCTGGCGGATACGCTGGTTCGATTCACGGCATGGCCCCTATGGGATACACTCCGTCAATCGCACCATCCGAGCGAAGCAACATTGGTCTTCCCGGCCGATATCGCCCAGTATCCCAAATGCCGGCTGCTGCAGCCCCCGATCCCCACCGACGAACCAACACCATGTCTGGAGCGCTGGGTCGCTGGGATGACCCCAAGGGAAAGTCTACTATTAACGTTGTAAGCGCCACAGGCGACGgttcagatgatgacgacgaggaagGGTGGGAGGCGATGAAGGCCAAGCGAGACAAGAAGCGCAGCATGTGGAAGTCAAAGAAGGGACTGGGAAGCGATTTTGGAACCATGATATAA